One Sphingomonas sp. SUN039 genomic window carries:
- a CDS encoding magnesium chelatase subunit H produces the protein MHGSLAPKVRVVIVTLDNHLSGAVERAAQQLAREGSGISIAFHAAADWERAPDSLERCKADIATGDIVVSTMLFLEDHIRAVLPALEARREACDAMLGLMSGAEVVKLTRIGGYRMDKPATGPMALLKRLRGKPGKDGKPAASSGAGQMKMLRRLPKILRFIPGAAQDVRAYFLTLQYWLAGSDDNVVNMVRMLVDRYADGERRDLRGTMKADNPVEYPEVGLYHPALPLRIVEDAKALPAKGKTGTVGILMLRSYILGRDTGHYDGVITALEAKGVKVVPAFASGLDSRPAIEKYFMKDGVSTVDAVISLAGFSLVGGPAYNDTAAAEEILSKLDVPYIAAHPLEFQTLQAWGAGRQGLLPLEATMMVAIPELDGAIIPTVFGGRSDASGAACTGCACNCTFPASSLVREMVSCPERAEALAGKVAKMIALRRSERAQRKVALVLFNFPPNAGAVGTAAHLAVFESVRATLVRLYAEGYDVIVPPTVDALRTAILKGNADRYGADCNVHARISADDHVRDEPFLREIEKVWGPAPGKAQASSGHIHVLGAQFGNVFVGVQPAFGFEGDPMRLQFEGDFAPTHAFSAFYRWMRQDFGADAILHFGTHGAMEWMPGKQVGLTGDCWPDRLIGDVPNFYLYAANNPSEGMLAKRRSGATLISYITPALEEAGLYKGLANLKALVERWRTSTDAERVGIEPMIVAAAAEMDLDASNVAALAANLYDIERALIPHGLHVVGAPMEASQRAAILDAAPEADRARINALLDTNGELDGIVHALDAGFVRPAPGGDLLRNAEVLPTGRNLHGFDPFKLPSRVAVAEGTAQATQLIDRHLADGGTFPETLAIVLWGTDNLKSEGAQIAQVLALIGARPRHDGYGRLSGAELIPLAELGRQRIDVVVTLSGIFRDLLPLQTRMMAEAALLAAQADEPEDMNFVRKHSLAHAAKHGCDLETAALRVFSNAEGAYGANVNQLIDSGNWTDPDELANMFEAKKGFAYGVKGAPVRQSDLLQSALATVDFAYQNLDSVELGVTTIDQYVDALGGISRSVARAKGKAAPVYIVDATQGDAKVRTLAEQVDLETRSRVLNPKWYEGMLDHGFEGVRNIEASVTCISGWSATTGQVSPYLYQAISETFVLDDVMRERLSALNPKATARVAGRLLEASDRHYWTPDAATLAALHAASDAIEDRLEGIAA, from the coding sequence ATGCACGGTAGCCTCGCCCCCAAAGTGCGGGTCGTCATCGTGACGCTCGACAATCATTTGTCGGGTGCGGTCGAGCGCGCCGCGCAGCAGCTGGCGCGCGAAGGCAGTGGCATCAGCATCGCGTTCCACGCCGCCGCCGACTGGGAACGCGCGCCCGACTCGCTTGAACGTTGCAAGGCCGACATCGCCACCGGCGATATCGTTGTTTCGACGATGCTATTCCTCGAAGACCATATCCGCGCCGTCCTGCCCGCGCTCGAAGCGCGCCGCGAGGCGTGCGATGCGATGCTCGGCCTGATGTCGGGGGCCGAGGTGGTGAAGCTGACGCGGATCGGCGGCTACCGGATGGACAAGCCCGCCACCGGGCCGATGGCGCTGCTCAAGCGGCTGCGCGGCAAGCCTGGCAAGGACGGCAAGCCCGCCGCAAGTTCGGGCGCAGGGCAGATGAAGATGCTGCGCCGCCTGCCCAAAATCCTGCGCTTCATCCCAGGTGCCGCGCAAGACGTTCGCGCCTATTTCCTGACGCTGCAATATTGGCTGGCGGGCAGCGACGACAATGTCGTGAACATGGTCCGTATGCTGGTCGACCGTTACGCGGACGGCGAGCGCCGCGACCTGCGCGGGACGATGAAAGCCGACAACCCGGTCGAATATCCCGAGGTCGGCCTCTACCACCCTGCCCTGCCGCTGCGGATCGTCGAGGACGCGAAGGCGCTCCCGGCCAAGGGCAAGACCGGCACGGTCGGCATATTGATGCTGCGCTCGTACATCCTCGGGCGTGACACCGGCCATTATGACGGAGTGATCACGGCGCTCGAAGCAAAGGGCGTCAAGGTCGTCCCCGCCTTCGCCAGCGGCCTCGACAGCCGTCCCGCCATCGAAAAATACTTCATGAAGGACGGCGTCTCGACAGTCGATGCCGTGATCTCGCTGGCCGGCTTCTCGCTCGTCGGTGGCCCCGCATACAACGACACAGCCGCCGCCGAAGAAATCCTGTCGAAGCTCGACGTGCCCTACATCGCGGCGCACCCGCTCGAATTCCAGACGCTGCAGGCGTGGGGCGCAGGGCGGCAGGGGCTGCTCCCGCTCGAAGCCACGATGATGGTCGCCATTCCTGAACTCGACGGCGCGATCATCCCCACCGTGTTTGGCGGGCGGTCGGATGCGTCGGGTGCGGCCTGCACCGGCTGCGCGTGCAACTGCACTTTTCCGGCGTCGAGCCTTGTCCGCGAAATGGTCTCCTGCCCCGAACGCGCCGAAGCGCTGGCAGGCAAGGTCGCTAAAATGATCGCGCTTCGCCGCTCCGAGCGCGCCCAGCGCAAGGTCGCGCTGGTATTGTTCAACTTTCCGCCGAACGCTGGCGCGGTCGGCACCGCCGCGCATCTCGCCGTGTTCGAAAGCGTCCGCGCCACGCTCGTTCGGCTCTACGCCGAAGGTTATGACGTCATCGTGCCGCCAACGGTCGACGCCCTCCGCACCGCGATTCTTAAAGGCAATGCCGACCGCTACGGCGCGGACTGCAACGTCCATGCCCGCATTTCCGCCGACGACCATGTCCGCGACGAGCCGTTCCTGCGCGAAATCGAGAAGGTCTGGGGCCCCGCCCCCGGCAAGGCGCAGGCATCGAGCGGCCATATCCATGTGCTCGGCGCGCAATTCGGCAATGTCTTCGTCGGCGTGCAGCCTGCGTTCGGTTTCGAGGGCGACCCGATGCGGTTGCAGTTCGAGGGCGATTTCGCCCCGACGCATGCGTTCAGCGCCTTCTACCGCTGGATGCGCCAGGATTTCGGTGCCGACGCGATCCTTCACTTCGGCACGCATGGCGCGATGGAATGGATGCCCGGCAAGCAGGTCGGCCTAACCGGCGATTGCTGGCCCGACCGACTGATCGGTGATGTGCCGAACTTCTACCTCTACGCCGCGAACAACCCGTCCGAGGGGATGCTCGCCAAGCGCCGCTCGGGCGCGACGCTCATCTCGTACATCACGCCCGCGCTCGAGGAGGCCGGACTTTACAAGGGGCTGGCCAACCTCAAGGCGCTGGTCGAACGCTGGCGGACCTCGACCGATGCGGAGCGTGTCGGCATCGAGCCGATGATCGTCGCGGCTGCCGCCGAGATGGACCTCGACGCTAGCAATGTCGCCGCGCTTGCCGCCAATCTCTACGACATCGAACGCGCGCTCATCCCGCACGGCCTGCACGTCGTCGGCGCGCCGATGGAAGCGTCGCAGCGTGCGGCGATCCTCGATGCCGCGCCCGAGGCCGACCGCGCGCGGATTAATGCGCTGCTCGACACGAACGGCGAACTCGACGGCATCGTCCATGCACTCGACGCCGGGTTCGTGCGCCCTGCTCCGGGGGGCGACCTGCTCCGCAACGCTGAGGTATTGCCGACCGGACGCAACCTCCACGGCTTCGACCCGTTCAAACTGCCCAGCCGCGTCGCGGTGGCAGAGGGCACCGCGCAGGCGACACAGCTCATCGACCGCCACCTTGCCGATGGCGGTACTTTCCCTGAAACGCTCGCGATAGTGCTGTGGGGCACCGACAATCTGAAAAGCGAAGGCGCGCAGATCGCGCAGGTGCTCGCGCTCATCGGCGCGCGGCCCCGCCACGACGGCTATGGGCGTTTGTCGGGTGCCGAACTCATCCCGCTGGCCGAGCTGGGTCGCCAGCGCATCGATGTTGTCGTCACGCTGTCGGGTATCTTCCGCGACCTGCTCCCGCTTCAGACGCGCATGATGGCCGAAGCTGCGCTGCTTGCGGCGCAGGCCGACGAGCCCGAGGATATGAACTTTGTCCGCAAGCACAGCCTTGCTCATGCCGCCAAGCACGGCTGCGACCTCGAAACGGCTGCGCTGCGCGTCTTCTCGAATGCCGAGGGTGCGTACGGTGCCAACGTCAACCAGCTGATCGACAGCGGCAATTGGACCGATCCCGACGAGCTGGCGAACATGTTCGAGGCCAAAAAAGGCTTTGCATACGGCGTCAAAGGCGCGCCGGTACGCCAGTCCGACTTGTTGCAATCCGCACTCGCCACGGTCGATTTCGCGTATCAGAACCTCGACTCGGTCGAACTCGGCGTCACCACCATCGACCAATATGTCGACGCGCTCGGCGGCATCAGCCGCTCGGTCGCGCGTGCCAAGGGCAAAGCCGCGCCGGTCTATATCGTTGACGCTACGCAAGGCGACGCGAAAGTCCGCACGCTTGCCGAACAAGTCGATCTCGAAACACGCAGCCGCGTCCTCAACCCGAAATGGTATGAGGGGATGCTCGATCACGGGTTCGAGGGCGTCCGCAATATCGAGGCTAGCGTGACCTGCATCTCGGGCTGGTCGGCAACCACCGGACAGGTCAGCCCCTATCTCTATCAGGCGATCAGCGAGACGTTCGTTCTCGACGACGTCATGCGCGAACGGCTCTCGGCATTGAATCCCAAGGCGACCGCCCGCGTCGCAGGGCGGCTGCTCGAAGCCAGCGACCGCCATTATTGGACTCCCGACGCGGCGACCCTCGCCGCGCTCCACGCCGCTTCGGACGCGATCGAAGACCGGCTCGAAGGTATCGCGGCATGA
- the bchB gene encoding ferredoxin:protochlorophyllide reductase (ATP-dependent) subunit B, with product MQLAVWTYEGPPHVGAMRVATAMTDIHYVLHAPQGDTYADLLFTMIERRGARPPVTYTTFQARDLGKDTAELFQSSARDAYERFKPAAMLVGASCTAELIQDDPAGLVDAMNLPCPVVALELPSYSRKENWGAGETFYQLVRKLADRDVVRAPVEGRRLRANLLGPTALGFRHRDDIIEVTTLLDSVGVDVHLVAPLGASAAQIADIGRADFNVLMYPEIGDTTVRWLERTFRQPIVRTVPIGHGATTEFVREVAALAGTDPEPAIAAAQSRMPWWSRSVDSNYLTGKRVFIFGDAIHAIAAARVAHEELGFEVVGLGCYNREFARDLREAAAKYGVEPLITDDHMEVEDAIIAAAPELVLGSQMERHIAKRLRISCAVISAPVHVQDFPARHSPQMGWEGANVLFDSWVHPLTMGLEEHLLTMFRDDFEFSDANGASHHGAAGHAASTSTRHAELVSASTPQPEQSVPAEGWTLKQVQGDGNLWDAAAEAELRKIPFFVRGKARKNTERFAAEQGLATISLDTLYDAKAHYAR from the coding sequence ATGCAACTCGCCGTCTGGACATATGAAGGCCCGCCGCATGTCGGCGCGATGCGCGTCGCGACCGCGATGACCGATATCCATTATGTTCTGCATGCGCCGCAGGGCGATACTTATGCCGACCTGCTGTTCACGATGATCGAGCGGCGCGGCGCGCGCCCGCCCGTGACGTACACGACATTCCAGGCGCGCGATCTGGGCAAGGACACTGCCGAGCTGTTCCAGTCGTCGGCACGCGATGCGTACGAGCGGTTCAAGCCTGCCGCCATGTTGGTCGGCGCGTCGTGCACTGCCGAACTGATCCAGGACGATCCGGCCGGGCTCGTCGATGCGATGAATCTGCCCTGCCCGGTCGTGGCGCTTGAACTCCCGAGCTATAGCCGCAAGGAGAATTGGGGCGCGGGCGAAACCTTCTACCAGCTGGTCCGCAAACTCGCCGATCGCGACGTAGTGCGCGCGCCTGTCGAGGGGCGTCGGCTGCGCGCGAATTTGCTCGGCCCGACCGCGCTCGGATTCCGCCACCGTGACGACATCATCGAAGTGACTACGCTGCTCGACTCGGTCGGGGTCGATGTCCATCTCGTCGCGCCGTTGGGAGCGAGCGCCGCGCAGATCGCCGACATCGGTCGTGCCGATTTCAACGTGCTGATGTATCCCGAAATCGGCGATACCACGGTGCGCTGGTTGGAGCGGACCTTCCGCCAGCCCATCGTCCGCACCGTCCCCATCGGACACGGCGCGACGACCGAATTCGTCCGCGAAGTCGCCGCACTTGCCGGGACCGACCCCGAGCCCGCCATTGCCGCCGCGCAGTCGCGGATGCCGTGGTGGTCGCGCTCGGTCGATTCGAACTATCTGACCGGCAAGCGGGTTTTCATCTTCGGCGACGCAATCCACGCCATCGCCGCTGCCCGCGTCGCACATGAGGAACTCGGTTTCGAAGTCGTCGGCCTCGGCTGTTACAACCGCGAGTTCGCCCGCGACCTGCGCGAGGCAGCGGCTAAATACGGCGTCGAGCCGCTGATTACCGACGACCATATGGAAGTCGAAGACGCGATCATCGCCGCCGCGCCTGAACTGGTGCTCGGCAGCCAGATGGAACGCCACATCGCCAAGCGCCTGCGGATTTCTTGCGCGGTTATTTCGGCACCGGTCCATGTCCAGGACTTCCCCGCACGCCACTCGCCGCAAATGGGCTGGGAAGGCGCGAACGTCCTGTTCGACAGCTGGGTTCACCCGCTGACGATGGGACTGGAAGAGCATCTGCTGACGATGTTCCGCGACGATTTCGAATTCAGCGATGCCAATGGGGCGAGCCATCACGGGGCGGCTGGGCATGCTGCTTCCACCAGCACCCGTCATGCTGAGCTCGTTTCAGCATCCACTCCTCAACCCGAGCAATCGGTTCCGGCGGAGGGGTGGACCCTGAAACAAGTTCAGGGTGACGGCAATCTTTGGGATGCCGCAGCCGAAGCCGAACTCCGCAAAATCCCGTTTTTCGTGCGCGGCAAGGCGCGCAAGAACACCGAACGCTTTGCCGCCGAACAGGGGCTGGCGACGATCAGCCTCGACACCTTGTATGACGCGAAAGCGCATTATGCACGGTAG
- a CDS encoding B12-binding domain-containing protein, translating to MASVVGMMEQARAFLPDFVARRKRGAGPRGPEPREPQSPVSALKIVGASPLPNFANPLADLIERAVIPRVVEAHLADTIPVDVRNRWHDEALSFAAMAIDADAKELLDRLDTMLDSGTEIEAILVHILAPAARRLGIMWEQDDCDFVDVTMGLWRLQEVVRELSSRIPARPGLPTGGYRAVFSAMPGEQHNFGTVIVEDIFRRAGWSTELLLEAQQGALLAAVASDRYDLVGLTVSLDVHTDRLPSLILAIRSVSRNPRLCILLGGRVLMNDPQLALRVGADGTAADAQSAVALADRLVTANACREVFTA from the coding sequence ATGGCATCGGTGGTCGGGATGATGGAGCAGGCACGTGCCTTCCTCCCCGATTTCGTCGCACGTCGTAAGCGGGGAGCGGGGCCTCGCGGCCCCGAACCGCGCGAACCGCAATCGCCGGTTTCTGCCCTCAAAATTGTCGGCGCGTCGCCGCTGCCGAATTTTGCCAATCCGCTTGCCGACCTGATCGAACGGGCCGTTATCCCGCGGGTGGTCGAGGCGCATCTGGCCGATACGATTCCGGTGGACGTCCGGAACCGCTGGCATGATGAGGCGCTGTCGTTCGCGGCGATGGCGATCGATGCCGATGCCAAGGAACTGCTCGACCGGCTCGATACGATGCTGGACAGTGGGACCGAAATCGAAGCGATTCTTGTCCACATTCTGGCCCCTGCTGCTCGACGTCTGGGGATCATGTGGGAACAGGACGATTGCGATTTCGTCGATGTCACCATGGGGCTTTGGCGACTGCAGGAGGTCGTTCGCGAACTTTCCTCGCGGATACCGGCGCGGCCCGGTCTTCCAACGGGTGGCTATCGCGCCGTTTTCTCGGCGATGCCGGGCGAACAGCATAATTTCGGGACAGTGATCGTCGAGGACATCTTTCGACGTGCGGGCTGGTCGACCGAATTGCTGCTTGAGGCACAACAGGGAGCCTTGCTCGCTGCCGTTGCGTCCGACCGCTACGACCTCGTCGGCTTGACCGTCAGCCTCGACGTACATACGGATCGCCTGCCGTCGCTGATTTTGGCGATACGCAGCGTATCGAGAAATCCACGGCTATGCATATTGCTTGGCGGCCGCGTTCTGATGAACGATCCCCAACTCGCTCTCCGCGTCGGTGCCGATGGAACGGCAGCCGATGCACAGTCGGCGGTCGCTTTGGCCGACCGGCTGGTTACCGCGAATGCCTGTCGCGAGGTATTCACCGCCTGA
- the bchM gene encoding magnesium protoporphyrin IX methyltransferase yields the protein MSGTLAFDARRDALETYFDSTARDAWERLTSDAPVSGIRATVRAGRDRMRATILSWLPADMTGLRLLDAGCGTGALAVEAAARGAEVVAIDVAAGLVDIARDRAPSGMNIDWRSGDMLSADLGRFDHVVAMDSLIHYNSTDIIAAVEALRARTSGSVIFTFAPRTPLLTVMHMAGLMFPRSDRAPAIIPVTEHKLRAHFGATAKRGDRISSGFYKSHALEVLPA from the coding sequence ATGAGCGGCACGCTTGCCTTTGACGCCCGCCGCGACGCCCTCGAAACCTATTTCGACTCGACGGCTCGCGATGCGTGGGAGCGGCTGACGTCGGACGCCCCGGTCAGCGGCATCCGCGCGACGGTGCGCGCCGGGCGCGACCGGATGCGCGCGACGATCTTGTCGTGGCTGCCTGCCGACATGACCGGCCTGCGCCTGCTCGACGCAGGCTGCGGCACCGGCGCGCTGGCGGTCGAAGCGGCGGCGCGCGGCGCGGAAGTCGTCGCGATCGATGTCGCGGCGGGCCTTGTCGACATCGCCCGCGATCGCGCGCCGAGCGGCATGAACATCGATTGGCGTAGCGGCGACATGCTGAGCGCCGATCTCGGCCGGTTTGACCATGTCGTCGCAATGGACTCGCTGATCCATTACAACAGCACCGACATCATCGCCGCCGTAGAGGCGCTTCGCGCCCGCACCAGCGGCTCCGTGATCTTCACCTTCGCGCCGCGGACGCCGCTGCTCACCGTCATGCACATGGCGGGGCTGATGTTCCCGCGCAGCGACCGCGCGCCCGCGATTATCCCTGTTACCGAGCACAAGCTGCGCGCGCATTTCGGGGCGACCGCAAAGCGCGGCGACCGGATCAGCAGCGGCTTCTATAAAAGCCATGCGCTGGAGGTGCTCCCCGCGTGA
- a CDS encoding ferredoxin:protochlorophyllide reductase (ATP-dependent) subunit N, with product MTVMPATADLPVLRERGQREVFCGLTGIVWLHRKIQDAFFLVVGSRTCAHLLQSAAGVMIFAEPRFATAIIEERDLAGLADANEELDRVVDRLLARRPDIKMLFLVGSCPSEVIKLDLSRAAQRLSVKHNPAVRVLNYSGSGIETTFTEGEDACLAALVPECPAPATSATELLIVGALPDIVEDQFLRLFAELGIGPVHVLPGRRADALPSIGPNTRYLLAQPFLGTTAMALDDRGAVRLDAMFPFGVEGTTDWLRAAADAFDIPGAKFDAVIAAPRARAVKAIEHSRSRLNGKSIFFMPDSQMEVPLARFLANELGMIPVEVGTPYLHRRHLARDLAALPAGTQISEGQDVDKQLDRVRAAKPDLTVCGLGLANPLEAEGLSTKWAIELVFSPIHGFDQAGDLAELFARPLRRRDVLRV from the coding sequence ATGACCGTGATGCCCGCCACCGCCGACCTGCCCGTCCTGCGCGAGCGCGGCCAGCGCGAAGTGTTCTGCGGGCTGACCGGGATCGTCTGGCTGCACCGCAAGATTCAGGACGCCTTCTTCCTCGTCGTCGGTTCGCGGACCTGCGCGCATCTGCTCCAATCGGCGGCGGGCGTTATGATCTTTGCCGAGCCCCGCTTTGCCACCGCGATCATCGAGGAGCGCGATCTGGCGGGCCTTGCCGATGCCAACGAGGAACTCGACCGCGTCGTCGACCGGCTGCTCGCGCGGCGGCCCGACATCAAGATGCTGTTTCTTGTCGGGTCGTGCCCGAGCGAAGTCATCAAGCTCGACCTCAGCCGCGCGGCGCAACGCCTGTCGGTCAAGCACAACCCTGCGGTGCGGGTGCTCAACTATTCGGGCAGCGGCATCGAGACGACCTTCACCGAAGGCGAAGATGCCTGCCTCGCGGCGCTGGTCCCGGAGTGCCCCGCCCCGGCAACGAGCGCCACCGAACTCCTGATCGTCGGCGCGCTGCCCGATATCGTCGAGGACCAGTTCCTCCGCCTGTTTGCCGAGTTGGGTATCGGCCCGGTACATGTCCTCCCCGGACGCCGGGCCGATGCCCTTCCCTCCATTGGGCCGAACACCCGTTATCTGCTCGCGCAACCCTTCCTCGGCACAACCGCGATGGCGCTCGACGATCGCGGTGCGGTGCGGCTCGACGCGATGTTCCCGTTCGGGGTCGAAGGCACGACCGACTGGCTGCGCGCTGCCGCCGATGCGTTCGACATACCGGGAGCCAAATTCGACGCCGTCATCGCCGCCCCGCGCGCCCGCGCCGTCAAAGCCATCGAACACAGCCGCAGCCGCCTCAACGGCAAGTCGATCTTCTTCATGCCTGACTCGCAGATGGAAGTGCCGCTGGCACGCTTCCTCGCCAACGAGCTCGGCATGATCCCGGTCGAAGTCGGCACGCCGTATCTTCACCGCCGCCATCTTGCCCGCGACCTCGCCGCGCTGCCCGCCGGCACGCAGATCAGCGAAGGACAGGACGTCGACAAGCAACTCGACCGTGTCCGTGCGGCCAAGCCCGATCTGACTGTTTGCGGCCTCGGCCTCGCCAATCCGTTGGAGGCAGAAGGGCTCTCGACGAAATGGGCGATAGAACTGGTGTTCTCGCCGATCCACGGCTTCGACCAAGCGGGCGATCTCGCCGAACTCTTTGCGCGCCCGCTGCGGCGGCGCGACGTCTTGAGGGTCTGA
- the bchF gene encoding 2-vinyl bacteriochlorophyllide hydratase, giving the protein MTSRSISAQQSARQGLYTDQERMRRDASVWTLVQGILAPIQFLVCLVSVVLVLRYLTTGQGQGAADISIIIKTFTLYTIMITGSIWEKTVFGKWLFAEPFWWEDAVSMIVIALHTTYLAMLLLNIGTVEARMLVALAAYATYIVNATQFLLKLRAARLEAQLPGGATA; this is encoded by the coding sequence ATGACGAGCCGCAGCATATCAGCGCAGCAAAGCGCACGGCAGGGTCTCTACACTGACCAAGAACGTATGCGCCGCGACGCCTCTGTCTGGACGTTGGTTCAGGGCATTCTCGCACCGATCCAGTTCCTCGTCTGCCTCGTCAGCGTTGTCCTCGTGCTGCGGTACCTGACCACCGGTCAGGGACAGGGCGCAGCCGATATCTCCATCATTATCAAGACCTTCACCCTGTACACGATCATGATTACTGGTTCGATCTGGGAAAAGACAGTGTTCGGCAAATGGCTGTTCGCCGAGCCGTTCTGGTGGGAGGACGCGGTGTCGATGATCGTCATCGCGCTGCACACGACCTATCTGGCGATGCTGTTGCTGAACATCGGCACGGTCGAGGCGCGCATGCTCGTCGCCCTCGCCGCCTATGCCACCTATATCGTCAACGCGACGCAATTCCTGCTGAAGCTGCGCGCCGCACGACTCGAAGCTCAGCTGCCCGGCGGGGCCACGGCATGA
- the bchL gene encoding ferredoxin:protochlorophyllide reductase (ATP-dependent) iron-sulfur ATP-binding protein encodes MDNLKKGLDGEGSVQVALDGADKIGNAKVFAVYGKGGIGKSTTSSNLSAALSLLGKRVLQIGCDPKHDSTFTLTKKLMPTVIDVLETVDFHHEELRPEDYMFEGFNGVMCVEAGGPPAGTGCGGYVVGQTVKLLKQHHLLEETDVVIFDVLGDVVCGGFAAPLQHAERAVVVAANDFDSIFAMNRIVAAIKAKSKNYEVRMAGVIANRSAATDEIDRFNEATGLKTLAHFPDLDAIRRSRLKKCTIFEMDTTPEIEAVKAEYLRLAATLWAGTDALDAMPMKDRDIFEFLGFE; translated from the coding sequence ATGGATAACCTGAAAAAAGGGTTAGACGGCGAAGGGAGCGTGCAGGTCGCGCTCGACGGCGCCGACAAGATCGGCAACGCGAAAGTGTTCGCGGTGTACGGCAAGGGCGGCATCGGCAAATCGACGACCTCGTCGAACCTGAGCGCCGCACTCAGCTTGCTCGGCAAGCGCGTGCTGCAAATCGGTTGCGACCCGAAGCACGACAGCACCTTCACGCTGACCAAGAAGCTGATGCCGACCGTCATCGACGTCCTTGAAACCGTCGATTTCCACCATGAGGAACTCCGTCCCGAGGACTATATGTTCGAGGGGTTCAACGGCGTCATGTGCGTCGAAGCTGGTGGCCCCCCGGCAGGTACCGGCTGCGGCGGCTATGTCGTCGGCCAGACGGTGAAATTGCTCAAGCAGCATCACCTGCTGGAAGAAACCGACGTCGTGATCTTCGACGTGTTGGGCGATGTCGTTTGCGGTGGTTTTGCCGCCCCGCTGCAACATGCCGAGCGCGCTGTTGTCGTCGCGGCGAACGACTTCGACAGCATCTTCGCGATGAACCGCATCGTCGCCGCCATCAAAGCCAAGTCGAAGAACTACGAAGTCCGTATGGCGGGCGTCATTGCCAACCGGAGCGCCGCGACCGACGAGATCGACCGCTTCAACGAAGCGACAGGCCTCAAGACGCTGGCGCACTTCCCCGATCTTGACGCCATTCGCCGCTCGCGCCTGAAAAAGTGCACGATCTTCGAAATGGATACGACCCCCGAGATCGAAGCGGTGAAGGCTGAGTATCTCCGCCTTGCCGCAACATTGTGGGCCGGAACCGACGCGCTCGACGCGATGCCGATGAAGGACCGCGACATTTTCGAGTTTTTGGGCTTCGAATGA